The segment CGCGCGCTTCAAAGCATTTTCGGTGATAAAGAGCCGTCTTTTGCGGGCACGCGATGGGTTGCGCGAAACGCTGGTCGAGCAACAGAACGAACGCGACGAGGCGAACGCGCAGCTTGCCGAACAGCAGGACGTGCTTGCGCGCGCCGTGGCGGAGGTCGAGCGGCGCAAGACGCGCATCGACAGCCTGCTCGACGGCCGTCGGCCCGTGCGCATCGAAGAACTACTCGACTGGGAGAAGCTGCTGGCCGATGCGCATGCGCAGCGCGGGCGCGAACTCGAGACGCTGGGGCGGATGCGCGACGGCGTCGCGGCGATCGAGCAAAAGATTGCGACGACGCGTGCCGCGATACTTCGCCACGACGTGCGCATCGACTTGTGCGACGCTCGCCTGGAGCGCCTGCGCCGTGCCGCCGAAGCGCAAGCCGACGACGTGCAGGACGAGGAGAGCGAGGAGGCCTATGTCGCTCGCGGAATCGCGCGGAACGCCAGGAAGCAGCGCTTGGAAACCGAGGTCGCGCGATGATCGATCCGTTCTCGACCGGCATTCCCCAGTTCGGTCACTTGCTGCTCCAGTTCCTGATCCTGGTGGCCGTAAGCGGTCTGCGCCTGCTCGTGCTGCTGACGATCTTCCCGCCGACGGGCGGTGAACTGATCACGAAGCGCATTCGCAACGCGATGGTCATGTTGTGGTCGGTCTACATCGCGTACGGCCAACAGGCCTTGCTGACGAAGCTGCACGGCGAGTTCCTGCTGCTGGTGGTCGTGAAGGAGGCGGTGATCGGACTCGTGATCGCGTTCGTCGCATCACCGGTGTTCTGGGTTGCCGAGGCCGTCGGCACCTATATCGATGACCTCACCGGCTATAACAACGTGCAGATATCGAACCCGAGCCTGGGCCAGCAGACCACGCTCACGTCCACGTTGTTGATGCAATGCGCGACGGTCGCGTTCTGGACCCTCGGAGGCATGACGTTTCTGCTCGGGGCGGTGTTCCAGACGTACGTCTGGTGGCCGCTCGGCAGCCTCGCGCCCGTTCCGCGCGCGTTCATCGAGTCGTTCGTGATGCAGCAGGCTGACTCGCTGATGGCCTCCATTGCGAAGCTGGCCGCGCCGGCGGTGCTGCTATTGCTGCTCGTCGATGTTGGCGTGGGTCTGCTTTCGCGGATTGCGTCGAAGCTCGATCTCGTGTCGCTCGCGCAGCCTGTCAAGGGCGCGCTCGCCGTGCTGCTGCTCGCGCTGATGATCGGCGTGTTCATCGGGCAGGTGAAGGATCAGGTCGCGCTGTTGCATATCGGCGATCAACTGCACGCGCTCGCGCTGTTGAAGTAACCCCGACGCGCCGCGCGGGACTGGACGCGGCGCACGACACGCACCGAGGAGGCATCGATGCCCGTCGCACCCAGTGTCAGGCGGTTTCTCGAGCGCCGGGCCAAGCCCGGCTCGATATCGGTCGACCAGTTGCCGTTGCAAGAGGCGCGCCGCTACTTTGCGTACTACGTGCCGCTTGCCGATATCGCGGCGCGCGACATCGAGCGCGTCGAAGACATTGCCGTCGACGTGCGCGACGGGGCGCAGGTGGCTGCCCGCGTCTATTACCCGCGCCCCGCCGACTGGAGCGATCCGCAGCCTGCGTTGCTGTACTTTCATGCGGGCGGCTACG is part of the Trinickia caryophylli genome and harbors:
- the sctT gene encoding type III secretion system export apparatus subunit SctT, with product MIDPFSTGIPQFGHLLLQFLILVAVSGLRLLVLLTIFPPTGGELITKRIRNAMVMLWSVYIAYGQQALLTKLHGEFLLLVVVKEAVIGLVIAFVASPVFWVAEAVGTYIDDLTGYNNVQISNPSLGQQTTLTSTLLMQCATVAFWTLGGMTFLLGAVFQTYVWWPLGSLAPVPRAFIESFVMQQADSLMASIAKLAAPAVLLLLLVDVGVGLLSRIASKLDLVSLAQPVKGALAVLLLALMIGVFIGQVKDQVALLHIGDQLHALALLK